In Benincasa hispida cultivar B227 unplaced genomic scaffold, ASM972705v1 Contig1182, whole genome shotgun sequence, a single genomic region encodes these proteins:
- the LOC120068836 gene encoding MLP-like protein 328, giving the protein MSLQGKIVREIEINTPPHRFYKLFKEEIFDIPKACPKLIQKVNIHGSDWSKHSHGSIKSWHYTIDDKAEVFKERVEFDDKNLVIKLVGLEGDLFDHFKTFNEIYQVVKKGPGHCAIILTLEYEKLHDGPPCPEKYYDAMIDLVKGIESHLKK; this is encoded by the exons ATGTCTCTTCAAGGAAAAATTGTGAGGGAAATAGAAATAAACACACCTCCCCACAGATTTTACAAACTCTTCAAAGAAGAAATTTTCGACATTCCAAAAGCTTGTCCAAAGTTAATACAAAAAGTTAACATTCATGGCAGTGATTGGAGCAAACATAGTCACGGTTCGATCAAGAGTTGGCACTATACTATCG ATGACAAAGCTGAAGTTTTTAAAGAACGAGTGGAATTCGACGACAAGAACCTAGTGATAAAATTGGTTGGATTAGAAGGAGACTTGTTTGACCATTTCAAAACGTTCAATGAAATATATCAAGTTGTGAAAAAAGGACCTGGTCATTGTGCGATAATTCTTACTTTGGAATATGAGAAACTTCATGATGGTCCTCCTTGCCCTGAAAAATACTATGATGCTATGATTGACCTTGTCAAGGGCATTGAATCACATCTTAAAAAGTAA